The following coding sequences are from one Microtus ochrogaster isolate Prairie Vole_2 chromosome 14 unlocalized genomic scaffold, MicOch1.0 chr14_random_1, whole genome shotgun sequence window:
- the LOC106144265 gene encoding zinc finger protein 2-like: MLEPQQRRCLGLGSPSPLPAETGCDRASSDVRPRRKARSSLTVHQRVHTGEKPFKCSECGKAFFDRSSLTRHQRIHTGESPYECQQCGKAFSQKSILTRHQLIHTGRKPYKCSECGRAFYGVSSLNRHQKAHAGEPHHQCNECGKAFFERSSLTKHQRIHTGEKPYECSECGKAFSQKCRLTLHQRVHTGEKKPFECSVCGKEFSFKSSVIVHQRRYAKQGTD; encoded by the exons ATGCTGGAGCCACAGCAGCGACGCTGTCTGGGTCTGGGATCGCCTTCCCCACTGCCTGCCGAAACAGGCTGTGACCGCGCCTCGTCAGACGTTCGTCCTAGGCGCAAAGCGAG GTCGTCCCTCACTGTGCATCAGCGGGTGCACACGGGAGAGAAACCTTTCAAATGCAGCGAGTGCGGCAAAGCCTTCTTTGACAGGTCGTCCCTTACTCGCCACCAGAGAATCCATACCGGGGAGAGTCCCTACGAATGTCAGCAGTGTGGCAAAGCCTTTAGCCAGAAGAGCATTCTCACTCGGCACCAGCTGATCCACACTGGGAGGAAACCATATAAATGCAGTGAGTGCGGAAGAGCGTTCTATGGGGTTTCCTCCCTTAACAGACACCAGAAGGCGCATGCCGGGGAGCCACACCATCAGTGCAACGAGTGTGGCAAAGCTTTCTTCGAACGTTCTTCTCTCACAAAGCACCAGAGGatacacactggagagaagccataTGAGTGCAGcgagtgtgggaaggccttcagcCAGAAGTGCAGGCTCACACTACATCAGAGAGTTCACACAGGGGAGAAGAAACCCTttgagtgtagtgtgtgtgggaAAGAATTCAGCTTCAAGTCTTCAGTTATTGTGCATCAGAGGCGTTATGCCAAACAAGGGACAGACTGA
- the Mrps5 gene encoding 28S ribosomal protein S5, mitochondrial, with translation MAAAVRVAGCFPALCSLPAGHFLLRQLSLNTFPAAASFLAAKTALSHGALSPRGTETNHCLASLSHALQTQCCVSSPITWTGQQSRPYSFFTKLTADELWKGALAETGAGARKGRGKRTKRKRKKDLNRGQIIGEGRSGFLWPGLNVPLMKSGVVQTIGQRSREEQEKVEADMTQQREEWERRRKVKVKRERGWSGNTWGGVSIGPPDPGPNGETYEDFDTRVLEVRNVFNMTAKEGRKKSVRVLVAVGNGNGAAGFAIGKAADRADAFRKAKNRAIHYLHYIELYEGHTIFHDISLRFKRTQIRMKKQPRGYGLRCHRAIITICHLIGIKDMYARVTGSKNMINLTRGLFHGLARQETHQHLADKKGLHVVEFREECGPLPIVVASPQGALSKEPEPEPEVPDTKLDWQEVKAMQGMKRSVWSGLKRSAT, from the exons ATGGCCGCGGCCGTACGAGTTGCAGGCTGTTTCCCTGCACTGTGTAGCTTACCGGCAG GTCACTTCCTGTTGAGGCAGCTCTCTCTAAACACCTTCCCAGCAGCAGCTTCCTTTCTGGCAGCGAAGACTGCGCTCAGTCACG GCGCTTTGTCACCCAGGGGAACAGAAACCAACCACTGTCTTGCCAGCTTGAGCCATGCACTGCAGACACAGTGCTGTGTTTCCTCTCCCATCACCTGGACGGGCCAGCAGAGCAGGCCTTACAGCTTCTTCACCAAAC TGACCGCAGATGAACTCTGGAAGGGTGCCTTAGCAGAGACTGGCGCcggagcaagaaaaggaagaggcaaaaggacaaagaggaagaggaagaaggatttGAACAGGGGCCAGATCATCGGGGAAG GACGTTCTGGTTTCCTGTGGCCTGGTCTGAATGTCCCTCTTATGAAGAGTGGAGTAGTCCAGACCATtggccagagaagcagagaagaacaGGAAAAGGTGGAGGCCGACATGACCCAACAGAGAGAAGAGTGGGAACGGAGGAGGAAGGTCAAAGTTAAACGGGAGCGCGGATGGAGTGGAAACACATGGGGAGGTGTCAGTATTGGCCCCCCAGACCCGGGACCCAATGGAG aaACATACGAAGACTTTGACACCAGGGTTCTCGAG GTGAGAAATGTTTTCAATATGACagcaaaagagggaagaaagaagtcgGTCCGTGTGCTGGTTGCTGTGGGGAATGGAAATGGGGCCGCAG GTTTTGCTATTGGGAAAGCCGCTGACCGGGCAGATGCTTTCAGAAAG gCAAAGAACAGAGCAATTCATTATTTGCATTATATAGAACTGTATGAAGGCCATACAA TATTCCATGATATATCCTTAAGATTTAAAAGGACGCAGATCAGGATGAAGAAACAACCCAGAG GGTATGGCCTCCGCTGCCACAGAGCCATTATCACCATCTGCCACCTCATTGGCATCAAGGACATGTATGCGAGGGTCACGGGGTCTAAGAACATGATCAACCTCACCCGGGGCCTCTTCCATGGGCTTGCTCGCCAG GAAACCCACCAACATCTGGCTGATAAGAAGGGTCTCCACGTGGTGGAGTTCCGGGAGGAGTGTGGCCCTCTGCCTATTGTGGTGGCCTCCCCACAGGGGGCCTTGAGTAAGGAGCCAGAGCCCGAGCCTGAGGTCCCTGACACCAAACTGGACTGGCAAGAAGTAAAGGCCATGCAGGGAATGAAGCGCTCAGTGTGGTCTGGGCTAAAGAGGTCTGCCACCTGA